A single Chitinivibrionia bacterium DNA region contains:
- a CDS encoding response regulator has translation MENIREKIIVVDDMSYFLSGIKYELEKYYEVFPATSVEKMFQILKNITPDMILLDVNMPGVSGYEAIKILKADADYADIPVIFLTSQNDKASENKGLSLGAAAYVSKPFTPSLLLKTIKDQLEAPRPSKDDFVFDFGEAEAQEEIFHIKRLQKKILCVDDMVFTLMSVKKILGERYDVFTAQSVSKMFQILENVRPDVVLLDINMPGMNGYDIFEKLKADANYSKIPIVFITALTDRESVMKGVAMGAAGYISKPIDYSLLIERIEQVMSKSTGGS, from the coding sequence ATGGAAAATATTAGAGAAAAAATTATAGTTGTGGATGATATGAGTTATTTTTTATCGGGGATAAAATACGAACTCGAGAAATACTACGAGGTTTTTCCTGCGACGAGCGTTGAAAAAATGTTTCAAATTCTTAAAAATATTACTCCCGATATGATATTGCTTGACGTAAATATGCCGGGTGTTAGCGGCTACGAGGCAATTAAAATATTAAAAGCCGACGCTGATTACGCCGATATTCCCGTCATTTTTTTGACGTCCCAAAACGATAAAGCGAGCGAAAACAAAGGTTTGTCTCTTGGCGCGGCGGCTTATGTATCTAAGCCTTTCACTCCTTCTTTACTGCTTAAAACCATAAAAGACCAATTAGAGGCTCCCCGTCCGAGCAAAGACGACTTTGTGTTTGATTTTGGCGAGGCTGAAGCGCAAGAAGAAATTTTCCACATTAAAAGATTGCAAAAAAAGATACTGTGCGTTGACGATATGGTTTTCACATTAATGTCGGTAAAAAAGATTTTGGGCGAGCGCTACGACGTCTTTACCGCGCAATCAGTCAGCAAAATGTTTCAAATCCTCGAAAACGTCAGACCCGACGTAGTGCTTTTGGACATAAATATGCCGGGAATGAACGGCTACGATATCTTTGAAAAATTAAAAGCCGACGCCAATTATTCCAAAATCCCGATTGTTTTCATTACCGCGCTTACCGACAGAGAAAGCGTGATGAAAGGAGTCGCTATGGGCGCGGCAGGTTATATCTCCAAACCCATCGATTATTCCCTGCTGATAGAGCGAATAGAGCAAGTAATGAGCAAGTCAACAGGCGGGAGTTGA
- a CDS encoding V-type ATP synthase subunit B: protein MKMSAFKKIYTKIENITKATITVKADDVTNEEMAYVNGRPAQVVKIKGNEVTLQVFPGTQGIYTNAEVKFTGKAPTIKLSDDLRGRFFNAYGEAIDGGAAVDGKEVEIGGPSVNPVRRKQPSEFIPTGIAGIDLNNTLVTGQKIPFFADPDQPYNMVMADVALKAKADMIILGGMGLSNDDYLYYKQTFDNAGALDRITCFINTTEDAPVERLLIPDMALTTAEYFATEKNMKVLVLLTDMTLYADALAIVSNRMDQIPSKDSMPGSLYSDLAKIYEKAVQFPEGGSITIIAVTTLSGGDITHAIPDNTGYITEGQLYLRRDTDIGKVIIDPFRSLSRLKQLVIGKVTRDDHPEVMNTCVRLFADAANAKTKQENGFDLTDYDERSIAYARDYSRELLAIDVDIDAEKMLDTGWDILGKYFTRDEVAMKKVLMDKYWRGK from the coding sequence ATGAAAATGAGTGCATTTAAGAAAATTTACACAAAAATAGAGAACATTACCAAGGCGACAATCACGGTAAAAGCCGACGACGTTACAAACGAAGAAATGGCGTATGTAAACGGTCGTCCCGCGCAGGTGGTTAAAATTAAAGGGAACGAAGTAACGCTTCAGGTTTTCCCCGGAACACAAGGTATTTACACCAACGCCGAAGTAAAATTTACGGGCAAAGCGCCGACAATCAAGCTTTCGGACGATCTTCGCGGCAGATTTTTTAACGCTTACGGCGAGGCAATCGACGGCGGCGCCGCTGTTGACGGCAAAGAAGTCGAAATCGGCGGACCGTCGGTAAACCCCGTGCGCAGAAAACAGCCCAGCGAATTTATTCCGACGGGTATTGCGGGTATCGACCTTAACAACACGCTTGTTACAGGGCAGAAAATCCCGTTTTTCGCCGACCCCGACCAACCGTATAATATGGTTATGGCGGACGTTGCGCTTAAAGCGAAAGCGGATATGATTATCTTGGGCGGTATGGGACTTTCTAACGACGACTATTTGTATTACAAACAAACGTTCGATAACGCGGGCGCTTTAGACAGAATTACCTGTTTCATAAACACAACCGAAGACGCGCCTGTTGAACGTCTCCTTATTCCCGATATGGCGCTTACGACCGCGGAGTATTTCGCTACCGAAAAAAATATGAAAGTGCTTGTACTTCTTACGGATATGACGCTTTATGCCGACGCGCTTGCGATTGTATCGAACCGTATGGACCAAATTCCGTCAAAAGACAGTATGCCGGGCTCGCTTTATTCCGATTTGGCGAAAATTTACGAAAAAGCGGTGCAGTTTCCCGAGGGCGGATCCATCACGATTATCGCGGTGACAACGCTTTCGGGCGGCGATATTACGCACGCTATTCCCGACAACACGGGTTATATTACCGAAGGACAGCTTTACTTGCGCCGCGACACCGACATCGGTAAGGTTATTATTGACCCGTTCCGTTCGCTCTCGCGTCTTAAACAGTTGGTTATCGGAAAAGTGACCCGCGACGACCACCCCGAAGTTATGAACACTTGCGTTCGACTTTTCGCCGACGCGGCAAATGCCAAAACCAAGCAGGAAAACGGCTTTGACCTCACGGATTACGACGAAAGAAGTATTGCGTACGCGCGCGATTATTCGAGAGAACTTTTGGCAATCGACGTTGATATTGACGCAGAAAAAATGTTGGATACGGGTTGGGATATTCTCGGAAAATACTTTACCCGCGACGAAGTGGCGATGAAAAAAGTCCTTATGGATAAATATTGGAGAGGCAAATAA
- a CDS encoding response regulator → MNYCLTRIKQDLEGYFEIYPAQCVKTMFKLLKHITPSLIILDVNMPEFDGYEAIQILKSSADYSHIPVIFLTSEKEAESEIKGLNLGAVDYILKPFNPPELIQAIRKQLPFAGYVEPVSVKKQRVKIIVLDDMTYTLVSIKSALGEQYDIFPVATVDKLFKVLGNVKPDLILLDINMPEMNGYEICQKLKSEKNYADIPIVFLTSQNDKESVLKGISMGAAAYVAKPISYPVLVSHIERIIGKRGR, encoded by the coding sequence ATGAATTATTGCTTGACGAGAATAAAGCAGGACCTCGAAGGATATTTTGAAATTTATCCTGCGCAGTGCGTCAAAACAATGTTTAAATTGCTTAAACATATAACCCCTTCTTTGATAATATTAGATGTAAATATGCCTGAATTTGACGGCTACGAGGCAATTCAAATACTGAAATCGTCCGCGGATTATTCGCATATTCCCGTAATTTTTCTTACAAGCGAAAAAGAAGCCGAGAGCGAAATTAAAGGATTAAATCTTGGGGCTGTGGACTATATATTAAAACCCTTTAATCCTCCCGAGTTAATTCAGGCGATAAGAAAACAGTTGCCTTTCGCCGGGTATGTCGAGCCCGTTTCGGTAAAAAAACAACGAGTAAAAATTATAGTTTTAGACGATATGACCTATACTTTGGTCTCCATAAAAAGCGCCTTGGGAGAGCAATACGACATTTTTCCGGTGGCGACCGTCGATAAATTATTCAAAGTTTTGGGAAACGTTAAGCCCGATTTGATATTATTGGATATAAATATGCCTGAAATGAACGGCTACGAAATCTGCCAAAAATTGAAGTCCGAAAAAAATTACGCCGACATCCCTATTGTTTTTTTGACTTCTCAGAACGACAAAGAGAGCGTGCTGAAAGGAATTTCTATGGGTGCGGCGGCATACGTAGCCAAGCCGATTTCCTATCCTGTGTTAGTCAGCCACATTGAACGAATTATCGGTAAACGGGGCAGGTAG
- a CDS encoding DUF2764 domain-containing protein — MGRKYYYLVSGLPNLVDSVKNFDYLKIREQIVELLAKDDAELLKLLLLQFDNENVINFLDKKSDFDTRAWMSKTEMEEALSDPILLPKYMQTFLQDRKDGKDSVAGLGSFEQLSYLYYTEIAEKNKWFADWANFCVDVQNVVAALNARELGLPVEKSVIPFNDNAEKIAKSRAADFGLSGVLPWLEQITGNVHPIATELAIDDIYHNKIDELSMNKEFEIESVLGFMVRAYIVDRWMRLDTKDGMARAQKLLEDLKASLPK; from the coding sequence ATGGGTCGTAAATATTATTATCTTGTAAGCGGACTTCCTAACCTTGTAGATAGTGTTAAGAATTTTGACTACTTAAAGATACGGGAACAAATTGTCGAACTTTTGGCAAAAGATGACGCAGAATTACTGAAATTGCTTCTTTTGCAGTTCGATAATGAAAATGTCATCAATTTTCTCGATAAAAAGTCGGATTTCGATACTCGCGCTTGGATGTCTAAGACGGAGATGGAGGAAGCATTGAGCGACCCCATACTTCTTCCGAAATATATGCAGACGTTTTTGCAAGACCGAAAAGACGGCAAGGACAGTGTTGCGGGACTTGGAAGTTTCGAGCAGTTGTCTTATCTGTATTATACGGAAATTGCCGAGAAAAACAAATGGTTTGCCGATTGGGCGAACTTTTGCGTTGATGTTCAAAACGTAGTTGCGGCGCTGAACGCGAGAGAACTGGGACTTCCCGTAGAAAAAAGCGTAATTCCTTTTAACGATAATGCGGAAAAAATCGCAAAAAGCAGAGCGGCGGACTTCGGTTTGAGCGGTGTTTTGCCTTGGTTGGAGCAGATTACGGGGAATGTTCACCCGATTGCTACCGAACTTGCGATAGACGATATTTATCACAACAAAATAGATGAACTTTCTATGAATAAGGAATTTGAAATCGAAAGCGTGTTGGGGTTTATGGTGAGAGCATACATTGTTGACAGATGGATGCGTTTGGATACAAAAGACGGAATGGCACGGGCGCAAAAGTTGTTGGAAGACCTTAAAGCGTCTTTGCCAAAATAA
- a CDS encoding V-type ATP synthase subunit D, with amino-acid sequence MALKFQFNKTALAQLKKELKVRERALPTLKAKETALRLEVKKAKEQLAAAQKLFSESQEAMNKIAKLWDEFPNGILQVERVVRSFKKIAGVRIPYVEKVDFALTLDSFFGRVAWVAVGIGQLKESAKLSIEIDIAKERLAILEYARKKTTQKVNLYEKVQIPEYKAGILKIKRFMEDEENLEKAAQKILKDKLNRQEQEAA; translated from the coding sequence GTGGCATTAAAATTTCAATTCAATAAAACCGCTCTTGCCCAACTCAAAAAGGAGTTGAAGGTAAGAGAAAGGGCTTTGCCGACACTGAAAGCAAAGGAAACCGCGCTTCGTTTGGAAGTTAAAAAGGCGAAGGAGCAATTAGCCGCCGCGCAGAAACTTTTCAGCGAAAGCCAAGAGGCAATGAACAAGATTGCTAAGCTTTGGGACGAGTTTCCCAATGGCATATTGCAGGTTGAAAGAGTGGTAAGGTCATTCAAAAAAATCGCAGGAGTGCGAATTCCGTATGTAGAAAAGGTGGATTTTGCTTTGACGCTTGATTCTTTTTTCGGCAGAGTGGCTTGGGTTGCGGTTGGTATCGGACAGTTAAAAGAGTCCGCAAAACTATCAATCGAGATAGATATTGCCAAAGAGCGGCTTGCAATTCTTGAATACGCGCGAAAAAAGACGACCCAAAAGGTTAATCTTTACGAAAAAGTGCAAATACCCGAATATAAAGCGGGAATTCTGAAAATCAAGCGCTTTATGGAAGATGAAGAAAACCTTGAAAAGGCGGCGCAGAAAATTCTTAAAGACAAATTGAACCGACAAGAACAGGAGGCGGCGTAA
- a CDS encoding V-type ATP synthase subunit A — MSTKGKVVGIVSNLVTLQVDGPVGQNEICFIDLNGTKLMAEVIKVMGDKVAVQVFESTRGLKVGCVAEFAGRMLEVTLGPGMLSKTYDGLQNDLHKMDSVFLQRGEYTHPLNPGQKWDFVPTAKIGDEVEAAAWLGEVKENWLNHKVMAPFDLKGTAKVKSIVNAGAYTSDTEIAVLTDEKGNDISVSMEMKWAVKREVSAYKHKPRPFKLFETGVRTIDTLNPLAEGGTGFMPGPFGAGKTVMQHSLSKHADADIIVMVACGERANEVVEVFTEFPELEDPRTGRKLMERTVIIANTSNMPVAAREASVYTGMTIAEYFRSMGLKVLLLADSTSRWAQALREMSNRLEELPGQDAFPMDLSAIIAQFYARNGFVELNNGKTGSITFLGAVSPAGGNLKEPVTESTKKAARCFYALEQARADSKRYPAVDPIESYSKYIEYPELIAYLEEHVQKGWAQGVQTLKDVLLRGKEAKDQINILGDDGVPLEYHTTYNKAEVVDFGILQQNSFDDTDGTTPMVRQKHLANTILEICQSSYNFEDFDDVGKFFKRVRALINDMKYTKFESQEFFTAEKDLKDFVATKKIVADEKVSA, encoded by the coding sequence ATGAGTACGAAAGGAAAAGTTGTCGGCATTGTCTCGAACTTGGTAACATTGCAAGTTGACGGTCCTGTCGGGCAGAACGAAATCTGTTTTATCGACCTTAACGGTACCAAACTTATGGCGGAAGTCATTAAAGTTATGGGCGACAAAGTGGCGGTTCAGGTATTTGAAAGCACAAGAGGGCTTAAAGTAGGATGTGTCGCGGAATTTGCGGGAAGAATGTTGGAAGTAACGCTTGGACCCGGTATGCTTTCCAAAACTTACGACGGTCTTCAAAACGACTTGCATAAGATGGACAGCGTTTTCCTCCAAAGAGGAGAATATACGCACCCGCTTAATCCCGGTCAGAAATGGGATTTTGTTCCGACTGCAAAAATCGGCGATGAAGTCGAAGCGGCGGCGTGGCTTGGCGAGGTTAAAGAAAACTGGCTTAATCATAAAGTTATGGCGCCGTTTGACCTTAAAGGTACGGCAAAAGTAAAAAGCATAGTTAATGCGGGCGCATACACAAGCGATACCGAAATTGCAGTTTTGACAGACGAAAAAGGAAACGATATTTCTGTTAGTATGGAAATGAAATGGGCGGTGAAACGCGAAGTTTCGGCATACAAACACAAGCCCCGTCCGTTTAAATTATTCGAAACGGGCGTGCGCACAATAGATACTCTTAACCCGCTTGCAGAGGGCGGCACAGGATTTATGCCCGGACCGTTCGGCGCGGGAAAAACCGTTATGCAACACTCGCTTTCAAAACACGCGGACGCAGATATTATTGTAATGGTTGCCTGCGGAGAAAGAGCGAACGAAGTTGTGGAAGTTTTCACCGAGTTCCCCGAACTTGAAGACCCCAGAACAGGTCGCAAACTTATGGAAAGAACAGTGATTATCGCAAACACGTCGAATATGCCCGTTGCGGCTCGTGAAGCTTCTGTTTACACAGGAATGACCATTGCAGAATACTTCCGTTCGATGGGACTGAAAGTGCTTCTTCTTGCGGACTCAACTTCGCGTTGGGCGCAGGCTCTCCGTGAAATGTCAAACCGCTTGGAAGAACTTCCGGGGCAAGACGCTTTCCCGATGGACTTGTCGGCGATTATCGCGCAATTCTACGCACGAAACGGCTTTGTCGAACTCAATAACGGCAAGACGGGCTCAATCACTTTCTTGGGAGCGGTATCACCTGCGGGCGGAAACCTTAAAGAGCCGGTGACGGAATCGACCAAAAAAGCGGCTCGTTGTTTCTACGCTCTTGAACAAGCGCGCGCGGACTCAAAACGCTATCCTGCGGTTGACCCGATTGAAAGTTATTCAAAATATATAGAATATCCCGAACTTATTGCCTATCTCGAAGAACACGTACAAAAGGGTTGGGCGCAAGGCGTGCAAACGCTCAAAGACGTACTTTTGAGAGGAAAAGAAGCGAAAGACCAAATCAACATTTTGGGCGACGACGGCGTTCCGCTTGAATATCACACCACTTACAACAAAGCGGAAGTCGTGGATTTCGGAATTTTGCAACAAAACTCATTTGATGATACCGACGGAACTACACCTATGGTGCGTCAAAAACACTTGGCAAACACAATTTTGGAAATTTGCCAGAGCAGTTATAACTTTGAGGATTTTGATGATGTGGGTAAGTTCTTCAAACGTGTAAGAGCTTTGATAAACGATATGAAATACACGAAATTTGAAAGTCAGGAATTTTTCACAGCCGAAAAGGATTTGAAAGATTTTGTAGCGACCAAGAAAATCGTAGCAGACGAAAAAGTTTCAGCGTAA